CAGCGCGCAACAGCGCCAAGCCGCCCCGGCGGGCACGCGGGCACACCAGCACCAAGCGCTTTTCACGCGATTTTTGCTGCTGCTGGAGCAGCATTTTCTGGAGCACTGGCCGCTGCAGCGCTACGCGGAGCGGCTGGGGCTGTCGCTGCAGCGCTTGAACCGCCTGACGCGCAGCGCCAGTGGCCGCAGCGCCCTCGAGTTGGTGCACGAACGGCTGACCCGCGAGGCTTGTCGGCGCCTGCTCTACATCGCCGCACCCGCTGCCAGCTTGGCGCTCGAGCTCGGTTTCGACGATCCTGCGTATTTCTCGCGCTTCTTCAAGCGCCGCACCGGCCAGAGCCCGCAACAGTATCGGCAGGCGCAGCGGCAAGCGGTGCAGGTGGTGCGGACTGTTGCGCAGCCACCCCCGGCTGGGGGCTGAGCAGGGCCGGCACCAGCGCCTCGATCTGGGCGCGCAGCCAGCGCTGCGCCGGGTCGTGCTGGTGCCGCAGGTGCCACACCAGGTACATCGGCAACGGCGGGCAGGCCAGCGGTGGGACGGCGCTGGCCAGGCCGCGCAGCAGGTGGCGCTGCAGCAAGCCGGGGGCGGTGGCGAGCAGGCGGCTGCCGGGTAAAAACGAAGCCAGGCCGGCAAAACCAGGCACCAGCACCCGAAAGCGTCGCTGCACCCCGCGCCCGAGCAGCCACTGGTCAAAGTCCAGGGCCCGGTTGGGCTCATAGACCACGGTGGCGTGGTCGGCAGCCAGGAATTCGTCTAGGTCGCGCGGGGCGGCGCGTTGGGTGGGATCGTAAAACACCCGGTAGGCGTCTTCAAACAGGCGTTTTTGCACGATGTCGGTGCCATCGGGCGGTCGCGGACTGAGCACGAGCTGGCAGTGTTGCTGGCGCAGCAGCTCCAAGCTCGGGATGCCCGACGGAATCACGTGCAGCCGCACCTTGGGGGCCAGGTGTTGCAAGCGCTGCAACAGCGGCGGCAGCAGCAAGTCGCGCTGCAGATCGTTGGCCGCCACGGTGACGCTGCCCTCCCACAGGACCGGCTCGAAGCGCTCGCGCCGTGCAAAGCGCTCCATTTGCTCCAGCAGCGCCTGCGCCGGTTCCAACAAAGCCTCGGTGCGCGCCGTGGCCACGATGCCGCGCCCAGACTTGACAAACAGCGGGTCGCCTACGATGGCGCGCAGCCGATCGAGCTGGTGGCTCACCGCCGACTGCGTCACCCCCAAGCGCTGGGCGGCGGCGGTCACCGAGCCGGTTTGCGCCACCGCCACCAGCAGGCGCAGCAAGCGCGCATCGAGCGCGTACCAATCAAAATCATTCATGGGTTGCATGATGACTCCTTGCTTGATCGAAGTCAATTCATGCGCCACACTGGGGCACCCGCTAGAGCCAAAACGGTCTGCGCCCAAGCCGTGCTCGACCGCCCTTGCAGACCACACCACCCAGGAGTCCAAGAATGAGCAGCCCAGTATGCAATCAAAGCGTCACCCGCAACCCCAGCGATCCCAGCGCCCCCCGCGATACCCATGACATCCCCGGCACGACGCCGTTTGACGGCGCGCTCGCCCAAAAGGGCTACGCGCTCAACAAAATGTGTTTTTCGTTCAATCACCAAGCCAACCGCGAGGCCTTTGTCGCCGACCCCGAGGGCTACATGGCGCGCTACGGCCTGAACCCGCAGCAGGCCGAGGCGGTGCGCTCCAAGCAGGTGCTGGCGCTGCTGCAAGCCGGTGGCAACGCCTACTACCTGGCCAAATTTGCCGGCATATTTGGCCTCAACATGCAAGACATCGGGGCACAGCAGACCGGCGTGAGCAAGCCCGAGTTCATGGCCAAACTGGCCGCGGCCAACCAGCAGCCCGACTGGCCTGCGGCCAAGCTCGGGGTCTAGCGCTAGACCCTGCGCCACCCCCAACCCCATTTTCCCTATAGCGCCTCAAGGAACCTCATGGCAACCCTACTCGGTGGCTTGGCCACTTCGCACATTCCGGCCATCGGCAACGCATTGGCCAAAGGCTGGCAGCAAGAGCCCTACTGGAAGCCCTTTTTCGACGGCTTCCCGCCCATCCACCGCTGGCTCAATCAAGTGCGCCCCGAGGTGGTGGTGGTGTTCTACAACGACCACGGGCTCAACTTCTTTCTCGACAAAATGCCGACCTTCGCCGTCGGGGCCGCCGCCGAGTACCACAACGCCGACGAAGGCTGGGGCATCCCGACGCTGCCGCCGCTGGCCGGCTGCCCGGAGCTGTCGTGGCAGATCATCCGGCATCTGGTGGCGCACGAGTTTGATGTCGTGACTTGCCAAGAGATGCTGGTCGATCACGCCTGTACGCTGCCGTTGAAGCTGTTTTGGCCCGAATACGAGGTGGCCCCGGTACAGATCGTGCCGATCGACATCAACACCGTGCAGTTCCCACTGCCCACGGCGCGGCGGGTCTATAAGCTGGGCCAGGCGGTGGGCGAGGCGATCCAGCGCTGGGACAGCGACAAACGGGTGCTGGTCATGGCCACGGGCGGGCTGAGCCACCAGCTCGAGGGCGAGCGCGCCGGCTTCATCAACAAGGCCTTCGACCAGCAGTTTCTCGAAAGCATGGTCTCCAACCCCGAGTGGGCAACCCAGTTCAGCGATCTGGAACTGGTCGAACGGGCCGGCACCCAGGGGGTGGAGCTGCTGATGTGGCTGGCCATGCGCGCCGCCCTGACGCGCGGCGGGGCTGGGGTGCGCAAGGTGCACAGCAACTACCACATCCCGATCTCGAACACCGCCACCGGGGTGATGGCACTGGAGTGTCTGGCCTGATCAAGGCGCAGCGCTGCCGACCGGGGCAGCTCCCTGGACGAGTTCCCGGGGGGCCACCAGCGGGCAGGTGAGGGTGAAGCGGGCCCCTTGGCCCGGGCTGCTCTCGAGCGCCAAGCGTCCGCCCAGCACCCCCGTCACCAGGTTGTGCACGATGTGCAGGCCCAGCCCGCTGCCGCCCTGGCCCAGCCGGGTGGTAAAAAAGGGCTCGAACACGCGGTCTTGTAGGTGCGGCGCAATGCCCTTGCCGTCGTCGCTCACGCTGAGTGCGAATTGCTCGCCCTCGAGGGCCGATGCCTCGATGCGGATGCGGCCGCTGGCGCGCCCTTGCAGCCCGTGCACCCAGGCGTTTTGCACCAGATTGGCCAGCACCTGCCCGAGCGGGCCGGGAAAGCTGTCGAGCCAGATGCCGGCGGGCACCTCGACCTCGAGCGCATAGGGGCTATGCTTGAGCATCGGCTGCAGGGTTAGCACGATTTCGTGCACCAGTTCGGACAACTGAAACCGGCGCCGCTGCGAACTGGCCTGGTCCACCGCCACCTGTTTGAACGAGCTGATGAGCTCGGCGGCGCGCTCGAGGTTGCGCGTGGCGATGTCGTCGGCCGTGCCCACTTGTTGCACAAAGGCGTCGAGCTCGCTGCGCCGCAGCCCCTGCTGCAGGCGCTCGCGGAACTGACGCAGGCTCTCTTGTAGCGTGCTCGTCGCCATCAGGGCGTTGCCGATCGGGGTGTTGAGTTCGTGCGCCACCCCGGCCACCAGGCTGCCCAAGGCGGCCAGTTTGTCGGCTTGGACCAACCGGTCTTGGGTGGAGCGCAGTTCGTTCAGGGTGCGTTGCAGTTCGTTATTGGCCTGTTCGAGGCTCTGGGTGCGCTGCTGCACCCGGTCTTCGAGCTCGCTGTTGAGGCTGCGCAGCTCGGCTTCCAGCCTTTTGATTTCGCTGATGTCGATGTCCATGCAGACGAAGCGCACTTCGTCCGCCTGCTGCCCAGGGATCGCAAAGGTGGTGGAATAAATCCAGTGCAAGGCGCCGTCAGCGCCGCGCAAGGCGCCCTCGAAGGGGCCGAAGGGTTCGCCGGTGCGGGCGATGCGCTCCAGGATGGCTT
This sequence is a window from Serpentinimonas maccroryi. Protein-coding genes within it:
- a CDS encoding LysR family transcriptional regulator, with the protein product MQPMNDFDWYALDARLLRLLVAVAQTGSVTAAAQRLGVTQSAVSHQLDRLRAIVGDPLFVKSGRGIVATARTEALLEPAQALLEQMERFARRERFEPVLWEGSVTVAANDLQRDLLLPPLLQRLQHLAPKVRLHVIPSGIPSLELLRQQHCQLVLSPRPPDGTDIVQKRLFEDAYRVFYDPTQRAAPRDLDEFLAADHATVVYEPNRALDFDQWLLGRGVQRRFRVLVPGFAGLASFLPGSRLLATAPGLLQRHLLRGLASAVPPLACPPLPMYLVWHLRHQHDPAQRWLRAQIEALVPALLSPQPGVAAQQSAPPAPLAAAPADTVAGSGRCGA
- a CDS encoding protocatechuate 4,5-dioxygenase subunit alpha, producing the protein MSSPVCNQSVTRNPSDPSAPRDTHDIPGTTPFDGALAQKGYALNKMCFSFNHQANREAFVADPEGYMARYGLNPQQAEAVRSKQVLALLQAGGNAYYLAKFAGIFGLNMQDIGAQQTGVSKPEFMAKLAAANQQPDWPAAKLGV
- a CDS encoding class III extradiol dioxygenase family protein is translated as MATLLGGLATSHIPAIGNALAKGWQQEPYWKPFFDGFPPIHRWLNQVRPEVVVVFYNDHGLNFFLDKMPTFAVGAAAEYHNADEGWGIPTLPPLAGCPELSWQIIRHLVAHEFDVVTCQEMLVDHACTLPLKLFWPEYEVAPVQIVPIDINTVQFPLPTARRVYKLGQAVGEAIQRWDSDKRVLVMATGGLSHQLEGERAGFINKAFDQQFLESMVSNPEWATQFSDLELVERAGTQGVELLMWLAMRAALTRGGAGVRKVHSNYHIPISNTATGVMALECLA